One window from the genome of Amphiprion ocellaris isolate individual 3 ecotype Okinawa chromosome 23, ASM2253959v1, whole genome shotgun sequence encodes:
- the fam113 gene encoding PC-esterase domain-containing protein 1A isoform X1 → MMHVSHQEASQLLHNKFIVVLGDSIQRSVYKDLVLLLQQEKYISAQQLKTKGEMSFENDCLVEGGCLSQMHNGRNYREVRQFQSDHHLVRFYFVTRIYSHYMQSILEDFQHGMKPDVVIVNSCVWDISRYSSRWISDYKENLEKFFGKLRDIMPEETLIIWNLTMPLGERIRGGFLVQEIEHKAAQLRYDVVEANFYSGTLADEYGMDVLDLHFQFRFSLQHRTKDGVHWNALAHRRITTLLLQHIAEAWGVILPSTLTSDEHTEATDQQPARGRAPELTGASNYYYPPPGNLFSNTGRYEESYSDSLPVSSMHFETPRGHVPLQPLLQAHHHEYRQDRQDWDYRSSNYLYRPSQAYIKRSRNNRQHYTPYTNTKTSKYSHHHYY, encoded by the exons ATGATGCACGTGAGCCACCAGGAGGCCAGCCAGCTGCTCCATAACAAGTTCATTGTGGTGTTGGGAGACTCCA TTCAGCGGTCTGTATACAAGGAccttgttctgctgctgcaacagGAGAAATATATCAGTGCACAACAACTGAAAACCAAG GGGGAGATGAGCTTCGAAAATGACTGCCTGGTGGAAGGAGGCTGCCTGAGCCAAATGCACAATGGGCGTAACTACAGAGAGGTCCGGCAGTTTCAATCAGACCACCATCTGGTCCGCTTTTACTTTGTGACACGCATCTACTCGCACTACATGCAGAGCATCCTAGAGGACTTCCAACATGGCATGAAACCAGATGTTGTCATTGTCAACTCCTGCGTTTGGGATATTTCAAG ATACAGTTCCAGGTGGATCAGTGACTACAAGGAGAACCTAGAGAAGTTCTTTGGCAAGCTAAGGGACATTATGCCAGAAGAGACACTGATTATATGGAATCTCACCATGCCCCTAGGGGAGAGGATCAGAGGTGGCTTCCTGGTGCAAGAG ATTGAACACAAAGCCGCCCAGCTGCGTTACGACGTCGTCGAAGCCAACTTCTACAGTGGGACTCTGGCCGATGAGTATGGAATGGACGTGTTGGACCTCCACTTCCAGTTCCGTTTCTCCTTGCAACATCGTACAAAGGATGGAGTCCACTGGAACGCCCTCGCCCACCGCAGGATAACCACTCTTCTGCTGCAGCACATTGCAGAGGCCTGGGGGGTGATTTTGCCCAGTACCTTGACATCTGATG AGCACACTGAAGCTACTGATCAGCAGCCAGCCCGTGGTCGTGCTCCAGAACTCACAG GTGCTTCAAACTACTACTACCCTCCGCCGGGAAATCTTTTTTCTAACACTG GGCGTTACGAGGAGTCCTACAGTGATTCTTTGCCTGTGAGCTCCATGCACTTTGAAACTCCCAGAGGTCACGTCCCACTGCAGCCTCTCCTGCAAGCCCATCACCATGAATACAGACAGGATAGACAGG ACTGGGACTACAGGTCTTCCAACTACCTGTACAGACCGAGCCAGGCATACATTAAGAGGAGCCGGAACAACCGTCAACACTATACTCCATacacaaacaccaaaacaagCAAATACTCACATCATCATTATTACTGA
- the fam113 gene encoding PC-esterase domain-containing protein 1A isoform X2, with protein MMHVSHQEASQLLHNKFIVVLGDSIQRSVYKDLVLLLQQEKYISAQQLKTKGEMSFENDCLVEGGCLSQMHNGRNYREVRQFQSDHHLVRFYFVTRIYSHYMQSILEDFQHGMKPDVVIVNSCVWDISRYSSRWISDYKENLEKFFGKLRDIMPEETLIIWNLTMPLGERIRGGFLVQEIEHKAAQLRYDVVEANFYSGTLADEYGMDVLDLHFQFRFSLQHRTKDGVHWNALAHRRITTLLLQHIAEAWGVILPSTLTSDEHTEATDQQPARGRAPELTGRYEESYSDSLPVSSMHFETPRGHVPLQPLLQAHHHEYRQDRQDWDYRSSNYLYRPSQAYIKRSRNNRQHYTPYTNTKTSKYSHHHYY; from the exons ATGATGCACGTGAGCCACCAGGAGGCCAGCCAGCTGCTCCATAACAAGTTCATTGTGGTGTTGGGAGACTCCA TTCAGCGGTCTGTATACAAGGAccttgttctgctgctgcaacagGAGAAATATATCAGTGCACAACAACTGAAAACCAAG GGGGAGATGAGCTTCGAAAATGACTGCCTGGTGGAAGGAGGCTGCCTGAGCCAAATGCACAATGGGCGTAACTACAGAGAGGTCCGGCAGTTTCAATCAGACCACCATCTGGTCCGCTTTTACTTTGTGACACGCATCTACTCGCACTACATGCAGAGCATCCTAGAGGACTTCCAACATGGCATGAAACCAGATGTTGTCATTGTCAACTCCTGCGTTTGGGATATTTCAAG ATACAGTTCCAGGTGGATCAGTGACTACAAGGAGAACCTAGAGAAGTTCTTTGGCAAGCTAAGGGACATTATGCCAGAAGAGACACTGATTATATGGAATCTCACCATGCCCCTAGGGGAGAGGATCAGAGGTGGCTTCCTGGTGCAAGAG ATTGAACACAAAGCCGCCCAGCTGCGTTACGACGTCGTCGAAGCCAACTTCTACAGTGGGACTCTGGCCGATGAGTATGGAATGGACGTGTTGGACCTCCACTTCCAGTTCCGTTTCTCCTTGCAACATCGTACAAAGGATGGAGTCCACTGGAACGCCCTCGCCCACCGCAGGATAACCACTCTTCTGCTGCAGCACATTGCAGAGGCCTGGGGGGTGATTTTGCCCAGTACCTTGACATCTGATG AGCACACTGAAGCTACTGATCAGCAGCCAGCCCGTGGTCGTGCTCCAGAACTCACAG GGCGTTACGAGGAGTCCTACAGTGATTCTTTGCCTGTGAGCTCCATGCACTTTGAAACTCCCAGAGGTCACGTCCCACTGCAGCCTCTCCTGCAAGCCCATCACCATGAATACAGACAGGATAGACAGG ACTGGGACTACAGGTCTTCCAACTACCTGTACAGACCGAGCCAGGCATACATTAAGAGGAGCCGGAACAACCGTCAACACTATACTCCATacacaaacaccaaaacaagCAAATACTCACATCATCATTATTACTGA